The Cervus canadensis isolate Bull #8, Minnesota chromosome X, ASM1932006v1, whole genome shotgun sequence genome contains a region encoding:
- the LOC122434803 gene encoding SS18-like protein 2, protein MSVAFVPDWLRGKAEVNQETIQQLLEENDQLIRCIVEYQNKGRANECVQYQHVLHRNLIYLATIADANPTSASKAME, encoded by the coding sequence ATGTCGGTGGCTTTCGTACCGGACTGGCTGAGAGGGAAGGCAGAAGTCAATCAGGAGACCATCCAGCAGCTCCTGGAGGAGAATGACCAGCTGATCCGCTGTATCGTGGAATATCAGAACAAAGGCCGGGCGAATGAGTGCGTCCAGTACCAGCATGTGTTACACAGAAATCTCATTTATTTGGCTACCATCGCAGATGCCAACCCAACCAGTGCTTCAAAAGCAATGGAATAG